Proteins from one Deinococcus sp. AB2017081 genomic window:
- a CDS encoding low molecular weight protein-tyrosine-phosphatase — translation MTDPHSRPPLRVLALCLGNICRSPLAEALLARELEAAGVSAVVDSAGTGEWHVGRPADPRSREVARRHGLTLGGRARQLTVHDFHTQDVILAMDAQNAADARRLRPGGARARIVLMRDFDPDAPGTDVPDPYTGGPDAFEDVYGMLERSARSFAAQAVRMEP, via the coding sequence ATGACTGACCCTCACTCCCGCCCCCCCCTGCGTGTCCTGGCGCTGTGCCTGGGCAACATCTGCCGCAGTCCGCTGGCCGAGGCGCTGCTCGCCCGCGAGCTGGAGGCCGCCGGGGTGAGTGCGGTGGTGGACTCGGCCGGCACCGGCGAGTGGCACGTGGGCCGACCGGCCGATCCGCGCAGCCGCGAGGTCGCCCGCCGCCACGGCCTGACCCTGGGTGGCCGGGCCCGGCAGCTGACGGTTCACGACTTCCACACGCAGGACGTGATCCTGGCCATGGACGCGCAGAACGCTGCCGACGCCCGGCGGCTGCGGCCCGGCGGTGCCCGCGCCCGGATCGTGCTCATGCGCGACTTCGACCCCGACGCCCCCGGCACCGACGTCCCGGATCCGTACACCGGTGGCCCCGACGCCTTCGAGGACGTCTACGGCATGCTGGAACGCAGTGCCCGGAGCTTCGCGGCGCAGGCCGTCCGGATGGAGCCGTGA
- a CDS encoding cytochrome P450, which translates to MSRSDLRALPEPPTRPGNGHLQDWALKPLPLIEAGAQAARAAGRDVFRLRLGLPAVVGFSPAWNRRLLTDLRTFVSAGSFSRVVPYLSGGVILSDAPGHAGRRQLMNPGFGKTHLAALQARTRAALPPVPDGDFDALAWADRTVLALLNAAYFSGEFDAGLLHAFLAPLRRPFPVPALPRPLLFLRVEAEVRRLGHRRLVEGGDDLLAVLAPLPGGFEEVRVSLAAAHDTTTHALAYALWFLARYPQWHTPEHHAAVLKEVLRLYPPGWMGSRRLNRDVDWNGVRLPHGALALYSPYLSGRDPELWERPDTFDPARWHAKPPAWAYLPFGGGERLCLGMHLAQMLIHDVLGALPPLQAIRGDDTPQPGITLGPRGPLVVRRH; encoded by the coding sequence TTGAGCCGATCCGATCTCCGTGCCCTGCCTGAACCGCCGACCCGTCCGGGCAACGGGCACCTCCAGGACTGGGCCTTGAAGCCCCTGCCGCTGATCGAGGCGGGGGCACAGGCCGCCCGGGCGGCGGGCCGCGACGTGTTCCGCCTGCGCCTGGGCCTGCCGGCGGTGGTGGGCTTCAGTCCGGCGTGGAACCGGCGGCTGCTGACCGATCTGCGCACCTTTGTCAGCGCGGGCAGCTTTTCAAGGGTGGTGCCGTACCTGTCGGGCGGGGTGATCCTGTCGGACGCGCCGGGGCACGCGGGGCGGCGGCAGCTGATGAATCCGGGCTTCGGGAAGACGCACCTGGCGGCGTTGCAGGCCCGGACGCGGGCAGCCCTGCCGCCAGTACCAGACGGCGACTTCGATGCGCTGGCATGGGCCGACCGGACGGTGCTGGCGCTGCTGAACGCCGCGTACTTTTCCGGCGAGTTCGATGCCGGGCTGCTGCACGCCTTCCTGGCCCCGCTGCGCCGCCCCTTCCCGGTGCCGGCCCTGCCCCGGCCGCTGCTGTTCCTGCGGGTTGAGGCCGAGGTGCGGCGGCTGGGGCACCGGCGACTGGTAGAGGGCGGCGACGACCTGCTGGCGGTGCTCGCGCCCCTGCCCGGCGGCTTCGAGGAGGTGCGGGTGTCGCTGGCGGCGGCGCACGACACGACCACACACGCGCTGGCCTACGCGCTGTGGTTCCTGGCCCGGTATCCGCAGTGGCATACGCCGGAGCACCACGCGGCCGTCCTGAAGGAGGTGCTGCGCCTGTACCCGCCCGGCTGGATGGGCAGCCGCCGCCTGAACCGGGACGTGGACTGGAACGGCGTGAGGCTGCCGCACGGGGCGCTGGCACTGTACTCGCCGTATCTGTCGGGCCGCGATCCGGAACTGTGGGAGCGTCCGGACACCTTCGACCCGGCACGCTGGCACGCGAAACCGCCGGCGTGGGCGTACCTGCCCTTCGGCGGCGGCGAGCGCCTGTGCCTGGGGATGCATCTGGCACAGATGCTTATTCACGACGTGCTCGGTGCCCTGCCTCCGCTGCAGGCCATACGGGGCGACGACACGCCGCAGCCGGGCATCACGCTGGGGCCGCGCGGGCCGCTGGTGGTGAGGCGACACTGA
- a CDS encoding phytoene desaturase family protein codes for MASRRSVGHVAVIGAGFAGLAAAVRLARAGVRVTVLDNLDGPGGKAALGDPGFSSGPTVVTMPQVFRALHTRLGWTPPTLEAARPTTTYHSSQGRTFAPEALHVAGSLEPTLAQLSKAQGRRYTQLLSASRRMYHGAAHTFLFAPPPSRLRLARYALRHGRQAAPLVPLHRYVRSGSLTPFWLRFATYLGADPYRAPAVLHNIAWVELGYGVWHLGGGLLQLAHRLHAEAARLGVRFEFGTGVEFLSTHGSRVLGAHTTRGSFAADAWVSAVDRALTVEWLGLSQKPTPRGVSGFALQLHLRGDHGHAHHIFWPTDYAREWRDIRTGHLPADPTLYLHLDGDRAFLLVNAPPIPGVTNEPDVYGAFLLRRLQERHALDVAGWQALSPAEYARTAQGGALYGRAPHGLSGSLRPGWTFPQLRNLVQVGGTVHPGGGVPLSMLSGWNGAGSVLGLPYDDLGGLDVPAEGEVWEF; via the coding sequence ATGGCGAGCCGGCGCAGTGTGGGGCACGTGGCCGTGATCGGTGCGGGCTTCGCCGGGCTGGCGGCGGCCGTGCGGCTGGCGCGGGCCGGGGTGCGCGTCACGGTACTCGACAATCTGGACGGCCCCGGTGGCAAGGCTGCGCTGGGGGATCCTGGCTTTTCCAGCGGCCCCACCGTCGTGACGATGCCGCAGGTGTTCCGGGCACTCCACACCCGCCTGGGCTGGACACCCCCGACCCTGGAGGCGGCGCGGCCCACCACCACGTACCACTCGTCGCAGGGCCGCACCTTCGCGCCCGAGGCGCTGCATGTGGCGGGCAGCCTGGAACCCACGCTGGCGCAGCTCTCGAAGGCGCAGGGCCGGCGGTATACGCAGCTGCTGTCCGCGTCGCGGCGGATGTACCACGGCGCGGCCCACACCTTCCTGTTCGCGCCGCCGCCCTCGCGCCTGCGGCTGGCCCGGTACGCGCTGCGGCACGGCCGGCAGGCCGCGCCGCTGGTTCCCCTGCACCGCTACGTGCGCTCGGGATCGCTCACGCCCTTCTGGCTGCGTTTCGCCACGTACCTGGGGGCCGATCCCTACCGCGCCCCCGCCGTGCTGCACAACATCGCGTGGGTGGAACTGGGCTACGGCGTGTGGCACCTGGGGGGCGGCCTGCTGCAACTCGCCCACCGTCTGCACGCCGAGGCCGCACGGCTGGGCGTGCGCTTCGAGTTCGGCACCGGCGTGGAATTCCTGAGCACCCACGGCAGCCGCGTGCTGGGCGCCCACACCACCCGGGGCTCCTTCGCGGCCGATGCCTGGGTCAGCGCCGTCGACCGCGCCCTGACCGTGGAGTGGCTGGGCCTGTCCCAGAAGCCCACGCCACGCGGCGTGAGCGGCTTCGCGCTGCAACTGCACCTGCGCGGCGACCATGGCCACGCCCACCACATCTTCTGGCCCACCGACTATGCCCGCGAGTGGCGCGACATCCGCACCGGGCACCTTCCCGCGGATCCCACGCTGTACCTGCACCTGGACGGCGACCGCGCCTTCCTGCTCGTGAACGCCCCCCCGATCCCCGGCGTGACCAACGAGCCCGACGTGTACGGCGCGTTCCTGCTGCGCCGCCTGCAGGAACGCCATGCCCTGGATGTGGCCGGGTGGCAGGCCCTGTCGCCGGCCGAGTACGCCCGCACCGCGCAGGGCGGCGCGCTGTACGGCCGCGCCCCGCACGGCCTGAGCGGCAGCCTGCGCCCCGGGTGGACGTTCCCGCAGCTGCGCAACCTCGTGCAGGTGGGCGGCACCGTGCACCCGGGCGGCGGCGTGCCGCTGTCCATGCTGTCCGGCTGGAACGGCGCGGGCAGCGTGCTGGGCCTGCCCTACGACGATCTGGGGGGCCTGGACGTCCCCGCAGAGGGCGAGGTGTGGGAGTTCTGA
- a CDS encoding MFS transporter, with translation MTAAPAPLTPQERWTLAVTVLGSSMAFLDGTVVNVALSAVQRDLHATAGGATWVVNAYALMLAALILAGGALGDAFGRRRVYGWGVGIFALASLACGLAPSLGTLIAARTVQGIGAALLVPGSLAMIGAVFDESRRGRGVGLWSAASSVMTLLGPVAGGALVDVGSWRWVFVINVPLAVVALILLPRVPETRAPGARPDWLGAAGITLALGGLAGAFTRAGEAGWDGVALVLLSVAALASVFFGWWEGRAPAPMLPPALWRNRIFVGTNALTLLLYGALGAVSLYLPLSLIGARGLSATAAGAALLPLSLLLAGLSGYFGALADRHGPRLFLTAGPALAGVGFALLGVLRGGYWTSVFPAAVVLGLGMALTVAPLSSAVMGSLGRERSGVASGVNNAVARAAGLLAVAALGLLLVASYRAALDARLQAAVGDAPWRAQVVAQAPRLTDVQLPPGAPAAAQAAVRAAFADAFGTVALAAGALGVLGGVAGGVLLRRQDTPGRPAGR, from the coding sequence ATGACCGCCGCTCCAGCGCCGCTGACTCCTCAGGAACGCTGGACGCTGGCGGTCACGGTGCTGGGTTCCAGCATGGCCTTCCTGGACGGCACGGTCGTGAACGTGGCCCTGAGCGCGGTGCAGCGTGACCTGCACGCCACGGCCGGCGGCGCGACCTGGGTGGTGAACGCCTACGCGCTGATGCTGGCGGCCCTGATCCTGGCGGGCGGCGCGCTGGGAGACGCCTTCGGGCGGCGCCGGGTGTACGGCTGGGGCGTGGGCATCTTTGCGCTGGCGTCACTGGCGTGCGGGCTGGCCCCCTCACTGGGCACCCTGATCGCGGCCCGCACCGTACAGGGCATCGGCGCCGCGCTGCTGGTGCCGGGCAGCCTGGCCATGATCGGCGCGGTGTTCGACGAGTCCCGGCGGGGGCGGGGCGTGGGCCTGTGGAGCGCGGCCAGTTCGGTCATGACGCTGCTGGGGCCCGTCGCGGGCGGGGCACTGGTCGATGTGGGGTCGTGGCGCTGGGTCTTTGTGATCAATGTGCCGCTGGCCGTGGTGGCGCTGATCCTGCTGCCCCGCGTGCCGGAGACGCGCGCGCCGGGAGCCCGGCCGGACTGGCTGGGCGCGGCGGGCATCACACTGGCGCTGGGCGGGCTGGCCGGCGCCTTCACGCGGGCCGGCGAGGCTGGCTGGGACGGCGTGGCGCTGGTTCTTCTGAGCGTGGCGGCACTGGCCTCGGTGTTCTTTGGCTGGTGGGAAGGCCGGGCACCGGCCCCCATGCTGCCGCCGGCGCTGTGGCGCAACCGGATCTTCGTGGGCACCAACGCACTGACCCTGCTGCTGTACGGCGCGCTGGGCGCGGTCAGCCTGTACCTGCCGCTGTCCCTGATCGGCGCCCGCGGCCTGAGTGCCACAGCGGCGGGCGCGGCGCTGCTGCCGCTGTCGCTGCTGCTGGCCGGGCTGTCCGGGTATTTCGGGGCGCTGGCCGACCGCCACGGCCCCCGGCTGTTCCTGACGGCCGGGCCGGCGCTGGCCGGGGTGGGCTTCGCGCTGCTGGGTGTGCTGCGCGGCGGGTACTGGACATCGGTGTTCCCGGCGGCCGTGGTGCTGGGCCTGGGCATGGCCCTGACCGTGGCCCCACTGTCGAGCGCGGTGATGGGCAGCCTGGGCCGCGAGCGCAGTGGCGTGGCCAGCGGCGTGAACAATGCGGTCGCCCGGGCGGCGGGGCTGCTGGCGGTGGCGGCACTGGGCCTGCTGCTGGTCGCCAGCTACCGCGCGGCGCTGGATGCACGGCTCCAGGCGGCCGTGGGCGACGCCCCGTGGCGGGCGCAGGTGGTGGCCCAGGCCCCCCGCCTGACCGATGTCCAGCTCCCGCCGGGGGCTCCGGCCGCCGCGCAGGCCGCCGTGCGCGCCGCCTTCGCGGACGCCTTCGGCACGGTCGCACTGGCGGCCGGGGCGCTGGGTGTGCTGGGTGGCGTGGCCGGCGGGGTGCTGCTGCGCCGCCAGGACACGCCGGGTCGCCCGGCCGGACGCTAG
- a CDS encoding prepilin-type N-terminal cleavage/methylation domain-containing protein: MSRVAAFTLVELLITLAIAALILGLASQLIHGTNRLSQLSVAQSTGIEHVQQAANVVADDVRRAYRIAASGQPVGVDAVAPGASATAGADQLVLTARAVKDGDCDRAGIYYEYVAYAFVTRSAVTGGGEWTSVAPDPANEARRVLVQYVACTNVGTVPTTPPVGGTLRIVSDYLDTGTFAYAGVGQRRVTLTLAAGQTVLGRATTGRTITTVAVSRNIY; encoded by the coding sequence ATGAGCCGGGTCGCCGCCTTCACGCTGGTCGAGCTGCTGATCACCCTGGCCATCGCCGCGCTGATCCTGGGCCTCGCGTCGCAGCTGATCCACGGCACCAACCGGCTCTCGCAGCTGTCGGTGGCGCAGTCCACCGGGATCGAGCACGTGCAGCAGGCGGCCAATGTCGTCGCGGACGACGTGCGGCGGGCCTACCGGATCGCGGCCAGCGGGCAGCCGGTGGGGGTGGATGCCGTGGCGCCGGGCGCGTCGGCCACCGCCGGTGCAGACCAGCTCGTGCTGACGGCCCGCGCCGTGAAGGACGGCGACTGTGACCGTGCCGGGATCTATTACGAGTATGTCGCGTACGCCTTCGTCACGCGCAGCGCCGTCACGGGGGGCGGCGAATGGACCAGCGTGGCGCCGGATCCCGCCAACGAGGCCCGCCGGGTGCTGGTGCAGTACGTCGCGTGCACCAATGTGGGAACCGTGCCCACGACCCCGCCCGTGGGCGGCACCCTGCGGATCGTGTCCGACTACCTGGACACCGGCACCTTCGCGTATGCCGGCGTGGGGCAGCGGCGCGTCACCCTGACGCTCGCCGCCGGGCAGACGGTGCTCGGCCGGGCGACGACCGGCCGCACCATCACGACGGTCGCGGTGTCCCGCAACATCTACTGA
- a CDS encoding protein jag — MDNRTNLDDYLAGLGISDADEQELPPPAPETAPSAAPALEAAHEAPVVTLERFLRGLVARIDPSLSVTVQDAGEALEAEITGEHAARLAGRDGRTLGAIEVLAYTVLAKQDGRGELRVRVDVGGFRKRQAETLTRLAERLAVQVAKSGESHEMQPMPAAERRVIHIALKEHPDVMSESVGEGQSRRLVIRPRHG; from the coding sequence ATGGACAACCGCACGAACCTCGACGACTACCTCGCGGGGCTGGGGATCAGCGACGCCGACGAGCAGGAGTTGCCCCCGCCCGCCCCGGAGACGGCACCCAGCGCGGCCCCCGCCCTGGAGGCCGCCCACGAGGCCCCCGTCGTGACCCTCGAACGGTTCCTGCGCGGTCTGGTGGCACGGATCGACCCCTCCCTGAGCGTGACCGTGCAGGACGCTGGCGAGGCGCTCGAGGCCGAGATCACCGGTGAGCACGCCGCCCGCCTCGCCGGACGCGACGGCCGCACCCTGGGGGCCATCGAGGTGCTCGCGTACACCGTGCTCGCCAAGCAGGACGGGCGCGGCGAGCTGCGCGTGCGGGTGGACGTGGGCGGCTTCCGCAAACGCCAGGCCGAGACCCTGACCCGGCTGGCCGAGCGCCTCGCCGTACAGGTCGCCAAGAGCGGCGAATCCCACGAGATGCAGCCCATGCCCGCCGCCGAGCGCCGCGTGATCCACATCGCCCTCAAGGAGCATCCGGACGTCATGAGCGAGTCCGTCGGGGAGGGCCAGAGCCGCCGCCTGGTCATCCGGCCCCGGCACGGTTGA
- a CDS encoding prepilin-type N-terminal cleavage/methylation domain-containing protein: MTSTARVGGMTLIEVLVAIAVFAVVVALSSAITTSLGMNSVSRSGLAVNQAAQAYLEGVTEAWRSPAAFGVLGSRTPPAVADHTWRVTACEVDTAEATYPCVSDAARNVTFTSAAPTVPTLTPSADARLMRVTVTYTPLGSGSAHSTVTELYRR; encoded by the coding sequence GTGACCTCCACGGCGCGGGTCGGCGGGATGACCCTGATAGAGGTGCTCGTCGCCATCGCGGTGTTCGCGGTCGTGGTCGCGCTGTCCTCGGCGATCACCACGTCGCTGGGGATGAACAGCGTGTCGCGCTCCGGCCTGGCTGTGAACCAGGCCGCTCAGGCGTACCTGGAGGGCGTCACCGAGGCGTGGCGCAGCCCGGCGGCGTTCGGGGTGCTGGGCTCCCGGACGCCGCCGGCCGTGGCGGATCACACCTGGCGCGTCACGGCCTGCGAGGTGGACACGGCCGAGGCCACGTATCCGTGTGTCAGCGATGCCGCGAGGAACGTGACCTTCACATCCGCCGCACCGACGGTGCCCACCCTGACGCCCTCGGCGGACGCCCGACTGATGCGCGTGACCGTGACGTACACGCCGCTGGGCAGCGGATCGGCACACTCGACCGTGACGGAGCTGTACCGCCGATGA
- a CDS encoding 4-(cytidine 5'-diphospho)-2-C-methyl-D-erythritol kinase has protein sequence MPDPLPPGSTTYFAPAKVNLGLSVRAPRADGYHDLHTLMVPLATGDDLSVAPASTLTLEVRGADLPTDSRNLVYRAARAYLDAAGTDQGARLILHKRLPVASGLGGGSSDAATTLMALARMYPAGLDLHALARPLGADVPFFLLGRAAVAEGTGEILTPLPVPRTPLVLVNPGVEVSARDAYHWLDAEETFTVPLDIDTVLATLADGRPVPYLNALQGPVAARHAAIQEALGALADAGLRSPLMSGSGSTCFALAGSEDHAHDCAQAIAARFPQWWVQATSTL, from the coding sequence ATGCCTGATCCGCTTCCCCCCGGCAGCACCACGTACTTCGCGCCCGCGAAGGTCAACCTGGGCCTGAGCGTGCGGGCGCCGCGGGCTGACGGCTACCACGACCTCCATACCCTGATGGTGCCGCTCGCGACCGGCGACGACCTGAGCGTGGCGCCGGCCAGTACCCTGACGCTGGAGGTGCGCGGCGCGGATCTGCCCACCGACTCGCGCAACCTGGTGTACCGCGCTGCCCGCGCGTACCTGGACGCCGCCGGCACCGACCAGGGCGCCCGGCTGATCCTGCACAAGCGGCTGCCTGTCGCCAGTGGGCTGGGCGGCGGCAGCAGCGACGCCGCCACCACGCTGATGGCCCTGGCCCGGATGTATCCCGCCGGCCTCGACCTGCATGCTCTGGCCCGCCCGCTGGGGGCCGACGTGCCCTTCTTCCTGCTGGGCCGGGCGGCCGTCGCGGAGGGCACCGGCGAGATCCTCACGCCGCTGCCGGTGCCGCGCACACCGCTGGTGCTCGTCAATCCCGGCGTGGAGGTCAGCGCCCGCGACGCCTACCACTGGCTCGACGCCGAGGAGACCTTCACCGTGCCGCTGGACATCGACACGGTGCTGGCCACCCTGGCGGACGGCCGGCCGGTGCCGTACCTCAATGCCCTGCAAGGCCCCGTCGCCGCCCGGCACGCGGCCATCCAGGAAGCGCTCGGCGCCCTGGCGGACGCCGGATTGCGCTCCCCGCTGATGAGCGGTTCGGGCAGCACGTGTTTCGCTCTGGCCGGCAGCGAGGATCACGCCCACGACTGCGCCCAGGCCATCGCTGCCCGCTTTCCGCAGTGGTGGGTGCAGGCCACCAGCACGCTGTGA
- the ispD gene encoding 2-C-methyl-D-erythritol 4-phosphate cytidylyltransferase yields the protein MRGQAAADTVAALIPAAGAGTRLGLGPKAYLSVNGRSLLRRSIDALRPHVDEVIVALPAGLSPGAQADLGDVRVIVGGATRQDTVYALLQATSACHVLIHDAARPFLGAATIHALLAAVRETGAATAALPVADTLVRATPGGEWLQGVPRDHLWAVQTPQAFRRLELLAAHDLARADGHAATDDAGLLARQGHPVRLVPGDARLFKVTTPADLPLAQAVARVWDADGHA from the coding sequence GTGAGGGGCCAGGCCGCTGCCGACACCGTTGCGGCGCTGATTCCTGCTGCCGGGGCCGGCACGCGCCTGGGCCTGGGGCCCAAGGCCTACCTGAGCGTGAACGGCCGCAGCCTGCTGCGCCGCAGCATCGATGCCCTGCGGCCTCACGTGGACGAGGTGATCGTGGCCCTGCCCGCCGGCCTGTCGCCCGGCGCACAGGCAGACCTGGGGGACGTCCGTGTGATCGTGGGCGGCGCGACCCGGCAGGACACGGTGTATGCCCTGCTGCAGGCCACGTCGGCGTGCCACGTCCTGATCCACGACGCGGCCCGGCCGTTCCTGGGAGCCGCGACGATCCACGCCCTGCTGGCCGCCGTGCGTGAGACCGGAGCCGCGACCGCCGCGCTGCCCGTGGCCGACACCCTGGTGCGGGCCACGCCGGGCGGCGAGTGGCTCCAGGGGGTGCCGCGCGATCACCTGTGGGCCGTGCAGACCCCCCAGGCGTTCCGGCGGCTGGAACTGCTGGCCGCGCACGACCTGGCCCGCGCCGACGGCCACGCCGCCACCGACGACGCGGGACTGCTCGCCCGGCAGGGGCATCCGGTGCGGCTGGTGCCCGGCGACGCGCGGCTGTTCAAGGTGACCACGCCCGCCGACCTGCCGCTGGCCCAGGCGGTCGCCCGGGTGTGGGATGCTGACGGGCATGCCTGA
- a CDS encoding pilus assembly FimT family protein, which yields MRATGFSLLEVLVVVAILGILAGLGVSSYLTWTQTMRVQAAVSEVQRVFTRARARVRITNHDVYVTLDAATRTFTLYQGSGPAAPPTWSATMPVEAGTLSLACRTTCPSVASGRAYATLLAPYGALRHDLKLDVVVAARRRTVYLLGPTALLKTVTP from the coding sequence ATGCGCGCCACCGGGTTCTCCCTGCTGGAAGTGCTGGTCGTCGTGGCCATCCTGGGCATCCTGGCTGGCCTGGGCGTGTCGAGCTACCTCACGTGGACCCAGACCATGCGGGTTCAGGCCGCCGTGTCCGAGGTGCAGCGGGTGTTCACCCGCGCCCGGGCGCGCGTGCGGATCACCAACCACGACGTGTACGTGACCCTGGATGCCGCGACCCGCACCTTCACGCTGTACCAGGGCAGCGGTCCTGCCGCTCCCCCGACGTGGTCGGCCACCATGCCGGTCGAGGCCGGTACCCTGTCGCTGGCGTGCCGGACCACGTGCCCGTCCGTGGCGTCCGGCCGCGCGTACGCGACGCTGCTCGCTCCCTACGGCGCGCTGAGACACGACCTGAAGCTGGACGTGGTGGTCGCGGCCCGGCGCCGCACGGTGTATCTGCTCGGACCGACGGCGCTCCTCAAGACGGTGACGCCGTGA
- the prmC gene encoding peptide chain release factor N(5)-glutamine methyltransferase, with product MSPALTGPGPTRRDLLHAMAGQLRRAGVPSPEVDARALLLHVLQLNPVHLITAPDALVPPGHADTLRHLTDRRAAREPLQYLLGTVEWGGLTLHVDPRALIPRPETEWLLHLTLRILRGVSAPRVVDVGTGSGALALGLRAARPDAHVTATDLSLDALALARENAAHTGLPITLRHADLLSGVPGPHDMVVSNPPYLPDADRDHAQPEVRHDPDHALYAGRDGLDIARRLVVQAHAHLAPGGHLALELDPRNAPTLLDDLTHSGWTAQLHTDLTGRERFITARRG from the coding sequence TTGAGCCCGGCCCTGACCGGCCCCGGCCCCACCCGCCGCGATCTCCTGCACGCCATGGCCGGGCAGCTGCGCCGCGCCGGCGTGCCCTCGCCCGAGGTCGACGCGCGGGCGCTGCTGCTGCATGTCCTGCAGCTGAACCCGGTGCACCTGATCACCGCCCCGGACGCCCTGGTGCCGCCCGGACACGCCGACACGCTGCGCCACCTGACGGATCGCCGCGCCGCCCGTGAACCCCTGCAGTACCTGCTGGGCACCGTCGAATGGGGCGGCCTGACGCTGCACGTCGATCCGCGCGCCCTGATCCCGCGCCCCGAGACCGAGTGGCTGCTCCACCTGACGCTGCGCATCCTGCGCGGCGTGAGCGCGCCCCGCGTGGTGGACGTCGGTACCGGCAGCGGGGCACTGGCGCTGGGCCTCCGGGCCGCCCGGCCGGACGCCCACGTCACCGCGACCGACCTCAGCCTGGACGCCCTGGCCCTGGCCCGCGAGAACGCCGCGCACACCGGCCTGCCGATCACGCTCCGGCACGCCGACCTGCTGTCGGGCGTGCCCGGCCCCCACGACATGGTCGTCTCCAATCCACCCTACCTGCCCGACGCCGACCGTGACCACGCCCAGCCCGAGGTGCGCCACGACCCGGATCACGCGCTCTATGCGGGACGGGACGGCCTGGACATTGCCCGCCGGCTCGTCGTGCAGGCCCACGCCCACCTGGCCCCCGGCGGTCACCTGGCGCTGGAACTCGATCCCCGCAACGCCCCCACGCTCCTCGACGACCTCACCCACAGCGGCTGGACGGCGCAGCTCCACACCGACCTGACGGGCCGTGAACGCTTCATCACCGCCCGGCGCGGGTGA
- a CDS encoding DUF418 domain-containing protein: MTVPTLPPDTAPQGVEETTGPVPERGPVRERSPLPDVLRGVALLGILIVNMQDFAGFLEWRQTGLDRAVQVVTDVLANGRFISIFAMLFGWGAAGLLARQGAGTFLLRHGVLLAVGTAHHVLVWHGDIISNYALLALALFVVAHMGARALVVLAGVMGTYWLGLGVLAGLTSVGSVGGRFSGLPGLSAGQSWAQVVADRAAEFTPVLLSGTLYNGPWLIALFCLGAAAQRTGLLLRPHEHRPLLRRLAVGGLGVGLPLGLLLAYLNTRPDYASGLLAVPVRMSGGLASALGYVGVIGLLTTSGRLGPLRHFAASGRVALSNYLAQSVVMTGIFYPYAGAQWGQWGAAACVVLALAVGAAQLPISAWWLRRFGSGPVEVLVRLLVYGVSSRRPHD; this comes from the coding sequence ATGACCGTGCCCACGCTGCCCCCAGACACCGCGCCGCAGGGGGTCGAGGAGACGACCGGACCGGTGCCCGAACGCGGCCCGGTCAGGGAGCGCTCACCGCTGCCAGACGTGCTGCGCGGCGTGGCGCTGCTGGGCATCCTGATCGTGAACATGCAGGACTTCGCCGGCTTCCTGGAGTGGCGGCAGACCGGGCTCGACCGCGCCGTGCAGGTCGTGACCGACGTGCTGGCCAACGGACGCTTCATCTCGATCTTCGCCATGCTGTTCGGCTGGGGCGCGGCGGGGCTGCTCGCCCGGCAGGGGGCCGGCACCTTCCTGCTCCGCCACGGCGTGCTGCTGGCCGTGGGCACCGCACACCACGTGCTGGTGTGGCACGGCGACATCATCAGCAACTACGCGCTGCTGGCGCTGGCGCTGTTCGTGGTGGCGCACATGGGAGCCCGCGCACTGGTCGTGCTGGCCGGCGTGATGGGCACGTACTGGCTGGGCCTGGGCGTGCTGGCGGGACTGACCAGTGTGGGCAGCGTGGGCGGGCGCTTCTCGGGCCTGCCGGGCCTGTCGGCCGGTCAGTCCTGGGCACAGGTCGTGGCCGACCGGGCGGCCGAATTCACGCCGGTGCTGCTGTCGGGCACGCTGTACAACGGGCCGTGGCTGATCGCGCTGTTCTGCCTGGGCGCGGCGGCGCAGCGCACCGGCCTGCTGCTGCGCCCGCACGAGCACCGGCCGCTGCTGCGGCGGCTGGCGGTGGGTGGCCTGGGCGTGGGCCTGCCGCTGGGGCTGCTGCTGGCCTACCTGAACACCCGCCCGGACTACGCGTCGGGGCTGCTGGCGGTGCCGGTGCGGATGTCCGGCGGGCTGGCGTCCGCGCTGGGCTATGTGGGAGTGATCGGCCTGCTGACCACGTCGGGGCGCCTGGGGCCACTGCGACATTTCGCGGCCAGCGGCCGGGTCGCCCTCTCGAACTACCTCGCCCAGAGCGTGGTCATGACGGGCATCTTCTATCCGTACGCCGGCGCGCAGTGGGGGCAGTGGGGCGCGGCGGCGTGCGTGGTGCTCGCGCTGGCCGTGGGGGCGGCGCAGCTGCCCATCAGTGCGTGGTGGCTGCGCCGCTTCGGCAGCGGGCCAGTCGAGGTGCTCGTGCGGCTCCTGGTCTACGGCGTGTCCAGCCGGAGGCCCCATGACTGA